One genomic segment of Gemmatimonadaceae bacterium includes these proteins:
- the tuf gene encoding elongation factor Tu (EF-Tu; promotes GTP-dependent binding of aminoacyl-tRNA to the A-site of ribosomes during protein biosynthesis; when the tRNA anticodon matches the mRNA codon, GTP hydrolysis results; the inactive EF-Tu-GDP leaves the ribosome and release of GDP is promoted by elongation factor Ts; many prokaryotes have two copies of the gene encoding EF-Tu), with protein MGKAKFERNKPHLNVGTIGHVDHGKTTLTAAITAIQAKKGLA; from the coding sequence ATGGGCAAGGCAAAGTTCGAGCGGAACAAGCCGCATCTCAACGTGGGCACCATTGGGCACGTCGACCACGGCAAGACGACGCTGACGGCGGCGATCACGGCGATCCAGGCGAAGAAGGGCCTGGCC